A region from the Toxotes jaculatrix isolate fToxJac2 chromosome 2, fToxJac2.pri, whole genome shotgun sequence genome encodes:
- the LOC121192870 gene encoding transketolase-like, protein MEDYHKPDQQTVQALRNIATRLRINSIKATTAAGSGHPTSCCSVAEIMSVLFFHTMKYRPEDPRNPNNDRFILSKGHAAPVLYAVWAETGYLKENELFNLRKVDSILEGHPVPKQQFVDVATGSLGQGLGAACGMAYTGKYFDKASYRVFCLLGDGELSEGSVWEAMAFASYYQLDNLVAILDINRLGQSDPAPLQHHVEKYQRRCEAFGWHAVIVDGHSVEELCKVLSQPRHQPLAIIAKTIKGKGIPAAEDKMGWHGKPLPKDMAESVIKELQSRVISCNKRLYPAPPNEDTSPVSLRNIRMPSAPSYKLGDKIATRKAYGMALAKLGRYNEHVVALDGDTKNSTFSELFKNEHPNRYVECYIAEQNMVSVAIGCAVRDRNVVFASTFATFFTRAYDQLRMAAISESNINLCGSHCGVSIGEDGPSQMGLEDLAMFRAIPTATVFYPSDGVSTEKAVELAANTKGLCFIRTSRPENNIIYNCNEDFHVGQAKVVYKTNDDHVTVIGAGVTLHEALAAAEQLKKERINIRVIDPFTIKPLDSKTIIDNARATRGRIITVEDHYYEGGLGEAVCSAVVNETGFTVHRLAVSQVPRSGKPHELLRIFGIDRDAIAQAVRKVLSSSANAK, encoded by the exons ATGGAGGACTACCATAAACCAGACCAGCAGACGGTGCAGGCGCTCAGGAACATCGCCACCCGGCTCCGGATCAACTCCATCAAGGCGACAACCGCAGCAGGCAGCGG TCATCCCACATCATGTTGCAGCGTGGCAGAGATCATGTCTGTGCTCTTCTTTCATACCATGAAGTACCGACCCGAAGACCCCCGTAACCCCAACAACGACCGCTTCATCCTGTCCAAG GGCCATGCAGCTCCTGTGTTGTATGCCGTGTGGGCAGAGACGGGCTACCTGAAGGAGAATGAGCTCTTCAACCTCCGCAAGGTTGACTCCATCCTGGAAGGACACCCTGTGCCG aagCAGCAGTTTGTGGATGTGGCCACTGGATCTCTGGGTCAGGGACTGGGAGCTGCCTGTGGAATGGCCTACACGGGAAAGTACTTTGACAAGGCCAG cTATCGGGTGTTCTGCCTGCTGGGTGATGGAGAGCTGTCCGAGGGCTCAGTGTGGGAGGCCATGGCTTTCGCCTCCTACTACCAGCTAGACAACCTGGTGGCCATCTTGGACATTAACCGCCTGGGTCAGAGCGACCCGGCTCCGCTGCAGCACCACGTGGAGAAGTACCAGCGACGCTGTGAGGCCTTTGG CTGGCATGCCGTCATTGTGGACGGCCACAGTGTGGAGGAGTTGTGTAAGGTGCTGAGTCAGCCCCGCCACCAGCCACTCGCCATCATCGCCAAGACCATCAAGGGCAAGGGCATTCCAG cgGCTGAGGATAAGATGGGCTGGCACGGGAAACCCCTTCCCAAAGACATGGCAGAGAGCGTGATCAAGGAGCTGCAGAGCCGCGTCATCAGCTGCAATAAGCGCCTCTATCCTGCTCCGCCCAATGAGGACACATCACCTGTCAGCCTCCGCAACATCCGCATGCCAAGTGCACCCAGCTACAAACTTGGAGACAAG ATTGCTACGAGGAAGGCGTACGGAATGGCTCTGGCCAAGCTGGGTCGCTACAACGAGCATGTGGTGGCTCTGGATGGAGACACCAAGAACTCCACCTTCTCCGAGCTCTTTAAGAACGAACACCCCAACCGCTACGTGGAGTGTTACATCGCAGAGCAGAACATG gtGAGCGTGGCGATAGGTTGTGCCGTGCGGGACCGTAACGTGGTGTTCGCCAGCACCTTCGCCACGTTCTTCACTCGGGCCTACGACCAGCTCCGTATGGCCGCCATCTCCGAGAGCAACATCAACCTCTGTGGCTCCCACTGCGGGGTTTCTATTG GTGAGGACGGTCCCTCTCAGATGGGTCTGGAGGATCTGGCTATGTTCAGAGCCATTCCCACTGCAACTGTCTTCTACCCAAGCGACGGTGTCTCCACTGAGAAGGCTGTGGAGCTTGCCGCCAACACAAAG GGTTTGTGTTTCATCCGAACAAGTCGCCCAGAAAACAACATCATTTACAACTGCAACGAAGACTTCCATGTTGGACAGGCTAAG GTTGTGTACAAAACCAATGATGATCATGTGACTGTGATTGGAGCAGGAGTGACCCTTCACGAAGCTCTGGCTGCTGCCGAACAGCTGAAGAAAG AGAGAATCAACATCCGTGTGATCGACCCTTTCACCATCAAACCCCTGGACTCCAAGACCATCATTGACAACGCCAGGGCAACCAGAGGACGCATCATCACAGTGGAGGACCACTACTATGAAG GTGGTCTAGGTGAGGCAGTGTGCTCGGCAGTAGTGAACGAAACCGGCTTCACCGTCCACCGCCTGGCCGTTTCCCAGGTGCCACGCAGTGGTAAGCCCCACGAGCTGCTCCGAATCTTTGGCATTGACCGTGACGCCATCGCTCAGGCAGTCCGTAAGGTGCTCAGCAGCTCCGCCAATGCCAAGTAA
- the dcp1a gene encoding mRNA-decapping enzyme 1A isoform X1, with protein sequence METVNAGHMMSLAALQRQDPYINKLLDVTGQVALYNFNSKANEWEKTEIEGTLFVYARSASPHHGFTIMNRLSTENLVEPINKDLEFQLQDPFLLYRNGNLGIYSIWFYDKRDCQRIAQLMVKIVKQEADHAQRESPERAEPGRTNGVAEPRPIDILELLSKAKEEYQRAQAGETDGSTKSIVKAATNATERTHGTPQTEKQSSHTMVKQITVEELFGSSLPKDPSLPAMPTQNTTAASSDPSATYIQNQSYPTPAHQNSGSNQRHQAPGLLPAPYALHPSPVFQAVVPRSDPQPRCSVSPLLVPPAGSEPRAAPAGPAASPATSAAYLEQEILSTLKTAVPAVNSDIHKPILAPSFLPSTLVPPHSFQEPMGKPLLQHSKEMEVFSQPPNLVKPMTAVPMSPGLAVPAPEISVLLSPSAFQQSISKATTAAAAAASVVLPAPSEASSTSVGAVEPPPAPCSKTQLQETLIHLIKNDPDFLSAIHDAYLQTLSKDFSNMKL encoded by the exons gAAAAGACCGAAATCGAGGGCACCCTGTTCGTGTACGCCAG GTCTGCCTCCCCTCACCATGGCTTCACCATCATGAACCGACTGAGCACAGAGAACCTGGTGGAGCCGATCAACAAAGACCTTGAGTTCCAGCTGCAGGATCCCTTCCTGCTCTACAGGAATGGCAACT TGGgtatctacagtatttggttctaTGACAAGAGGGACTGTCAGCGTATCGCTCAGCTGATGGTCAA GATTGTAAAACAAGAAGCAGACCATGCCCAGAGGGAGTCACCAGAGAGGGCAGAGCCGGGGAGGACCAATGGCGTCGCAGAACCACGGCCCATTGACATCCTGGAACTGCTCAGTAAAGCCAAGGAAGAATACCAGAGA GCTCAGGCAGGTGAAACAGATGGGTCTACAAAGTCAATTGTGAAAGCAGCTACCAACGCCACAGAACGTACCCACGGCACACCGCAAACCGAAAAG CAGAGCTCTCACACGATGGTGAAGCAGATCACAGTTGAGGAGCTTTTTGGTTCGTCCCTCCCTAAGGACCCATCTCTACCTGCCATGCCCACACAGAACACCACCGCTGCTTCCAGTGACCCCTCTGCCACCTACATCCAGAACCAGTCTTATCCCACTCCAGCTCATCAAAACTCCGGGTCCAACCAGCGGCACCAAGCCCCTGGCCTGCTCCCAGCTCCATATGCACTGCATCCCAGCCCTGTATTCCAGGCAGTAGTCCCCAGGTCAGACCCCCAGCCTCGGTGCTCAGTTTCACCTCTCCTGGTGCCTCCAGCTGGCTCAGAGCCTCGTGCTGCTCCAGCTGGTCCAGCAGCATCGCCAGCAACTTCTGCGGCTTATTTGGAACAGGAAATACTCAGTACGCTCAAAACAGCAGTGCCAGCTGTGAATTCAGACATCCACAAACCTATCCTTGCACCCAGCTTCCTGCCAAGCACCCTGGTCCCACCCCACAGCTTCCAGGAGCCAATGGGGAAACCTCTTCTCCAGCACAGCAAAGAGATGGAGGTTTTCTCTCAGCCCCCAAACCTGGTCAAACCGATGACT GCTGTCCCCATGAGTCCAGGTCTTGCTGTTCCAGCACCCGAGATTTCAGTGCTACTCTCCCCCAGCGCCTTCCAGCAGTCGATCAGTAAGGCAACAACAGctgcggcagcagcagcatcagtggtCCTTCCTGCCCCCTCTGAGGCCTCCTCTACCTCTGTAGGAGCTGTGGAGCCTCCACCAGCGCCCTGCAGCAAAACACAGCTACAGGAGACTCTGATACACCTCATTAAG AACGACCCAGACTTCCTCAGTGCCATTCATGATGCTTACCTGCAGACTCTGTCCAAGGACTTCAGCAACATGAAGCTATAG
- the dcp1a gene encoding mRNA-decapping enzyme 1A isoform X2 codes for METVNAGHMMSLAALQRQDPYINKLLDVTGQVALYNFNSKANEWEKTEIEGTLFVYARSASPHHGFTIMNRLSTENLVEPINKDLEFQLQDPFLLYRNGNLGIYSIWFYDKRDCQRIAQLMVKIVKQEADHAQRESPERAEPGRTNGVAEPRPIDILELLSKAKEEYQRAQAGETDGSTKSIVKAATNATERTHGTPQTEKSSHTMVKQITVEELFGSSLPKDPSLPAMPTQNTTAASSDPSATYIQNQSYPTPAHQNSGSNQRHQAPGLLPAPYALHPSPVFQAVVPRSDPQPRCSVSPLLVPPAGSEPRAAPAGPAASPATSAAYLEQEILSTLKTAVPAVNSDIHKPILAPSFLPSTLVPPHSFQEPMGKPLLQHSKEMEVFSQPPNLVKPMTAVPMSPGLAVPAPEISVLLSPSAFQQSISKATTAAAAAASVVLPAPSEASSTSVGAVEPPPAPCSKTQLQETLIHLIKNDPDFLSAIHDAYLQTLSKDFSNMKL; via the exons gAAAAGACCGAAATCGAGGGCACCCTGTTCGTGTACGCCAG GTCTGCCTCCCCTCACCATGGCTTCACCATCATGAACCGACTGAGCACAGAGAACCTGGTGGAGCCGATCAACAAAGACCTTGAGTTCCAGCTGCAGGATCCCTTCCTGCTCTACAGGAATGGCAACT TGGgtatctacagtatttggttctaTGACAAGAGGGACTGTCAGCGTATCGCTCAGCTGATGGTCAA GATTGTAAAACAAGAAGCAGACCATGCCCAGAGGGAGTCACCAGAGAGGGCAGAGCCGGGGAGGACCAATGGCGTCGCAGAACCACGGCCCATTGACATCCTGGAACTGCTCAGTAAAGCCAAGGAAGAATACCAGAGA GCTCAGGCAGGTGAAACAGATGGGTCTACAAAGTCAATTGTGAAAGCAGCTACCAACGCCACAGAACGTACCCACGGCACACCGCAAACCGAAAAG AGCTCTCACACGATGGTGAAGCAGATCACAGTTGAGGAGCTTTTTGGTTCGTCCCTCCCTAAGGACCCATCTCTACCTGCCATGCCCACACAGAACACCACCGCTGCTTCCAGTGACCCCTCTGCCACCTACATCCAGAACCAGTCTTATCCCACTCCAGCTCATCAAAACTCCGGGTCCAACCAGCGGCACCAAGCCCCTGGCCTGCTCCCAGCTCCATATGCACTGCATCCCAGCCCTGTATTCCAGGCAGTAGTCCCCAGGTCAGACCCCCAGCCTCGGTGCTCAGTTTCACCTCTCCTGGTGCCTCCAGCTGGCTCAGAGCCTCGTGCTGCTCCAGCTGGTCCAGCAGCATCGCCAGCAACTTCTGCGGCTTATTTGGAACAGGAAATACTCAGTACGCTCAAAACAGCAGTGCCAGCTGTGAATTCAGACATCCACAAACCTATCCTTGCACCCAGCTTCCTGCCAAGCACCCTGGTCCCACCCCACAGCTTCCAGGAGCCAATGGGGAAACCTCTTCTCCAGCACAGCAAAGAGATGGAGGTTTTCTCTCAGCCCCCAAACCTGGTCAAACCGATGACT GCTGTCCCCATGAGTCCAGGTCTTGCTGTTCCAGCACCCGAGATTTCAGTGCTACTCTCCCCCAGCGCCTTCCAGCAGTCGATCAGTAAGGCAACAACAGctgcggcagcagcagcatcagtggtCCTTCCTGCCCCCTCTGAGGCCTCCTCTACCTCTGTAGGAGCTGTGGAGCCTCCACCAGCGCCCTGCAGCAAAACACAGCTACAGGAGACTCTGATACACCTCATTAAG AACGACCCAGACTTCCTCAGTGCCATTCATGATGCTTACCTGCAGACTCTGTCCAAGGACTTCAGCAACATGAAGCTATAG